The Pseudomonas sp. FP2309 genome has a window encoding:
- a CDS encoding YqjD family protein, with protein MARKTAAQAAEDQIKDQAFSELTALIEESDKLLKSSASLVGEEGETLREQVAIKLKQALDSVSNVRERSKPVVDATETYIGGHPWQTVAISAGFGLVVGLLLGRRN; from the coding sequence ATGGCCCGCAAAACCGCTGCTCAAGCTGCCGAAGACCAAATCAAGGATCAAGCCTTCAGCGAACTCACGGCGCTGATCGAAGAGTCGGACAAGCTGCTCAAGAGCAGCGCCTCACTGGTCGGCGAAGAAGGTGAAACCCTGCGCGAACAAGTGGCGATCAAGCTCAAGCAAGCCCTGGACTCGGTGTCCAACGTGCGCGAGCGCAGCAAGCCGGTGGTGGATGCCACCGAGACCTACATCGGTGGCCACCCGTGGCAGACCGTGGCCATCTCTGCAGGCTTCGGCCTGGTGGTTGGCCTGTTGCTGGGTCGCCGCAACTGA
- a CDS encoding LysR family transcriptional regulator, with amino-acid sequence MNIAQVDLNLLKTFEALHDESSASRAALRLGVTQSAISAGLRRLRQVYGDPLFVRTGRGLAPTLRANQLKPVISEALDRCRQSLAMVNPEHPHYQGRSVVVGLSDDFEIAYGRRLMWEIAQRLPKLRVIFRQTHSQIVASALLERTLDLAITAGGFAQNRLSRQVLAEGDYRCLVDPATLAPEQHGISLDEFVAREHVLVSSGGFIGITDEGLAALGLSRQVCASTSHFAALPFLLKGSQAVATIPGHAAQAIAEMTGLRVLPCPLALPRYPVELGWRTQVQLDPMLLKVREAIVASFTSPLPSAC; translated from the coding sequence ATGAATATCGCCCAGGTCGATCTGAACCTGCTCAAAACCTTCGAAGCCCTGCATGACGAGTCCAGCGCCTCCCGCGCTGCATTGCGCCTGGGCGTGACCCAATCGGCCATCAGCGCTGGCCTGCGGCGTTTGCGCCAGGTGTATGGCGACCCGTTATTCGTACGCACCGGCCGCGGCCTGGCGCCGACGCTGCGGGCCAATCAGTTGAAGCCGGTGATCAGTGAGGCGTTGGACCGCTGCCGCCAGAGCCTGGCGATGGTCAATCCGGAACACCCGCACTATCAGGGGCGCTCGGTGGTGGTGGGGCTGTCCGACGATTTTGAAATCGCCTACGGCCGTCGGTTGATGTGGGAGATCGCGCAACGTTTGCCGAAACTGCGCGTGATTTTCCGCCAGACCCACAGCCAGATCGTCGCAAGCGCCCTGCTCGAGCGCACGCTGGACCTGGCAATTACGGCCGGTGGCTTTGCCCAGAACCGCTTGAGTCGCCAGGTGTTGGCAGAAGGCGATTACCGCTGCCTGGTGGACCCGGCCACGCTTGCGCCTGAGCAGCACGGCATCAGCCTCGACGAATTTGTCGCCCGCGAGCACGTATTGGTGTCGTCCGGCGGTTTTATCGGGATTACCGATGAGGGGTTGGCGGCGCTGGGCCTGAGCCGCCAGGTATGCGCCTCGACCAGCCACTTTGCCGCGCTGCCGTTTCTGCTCAAGGGCAGCCAGGCGGTGGCGACCATTCCTGGGCATGCGGCGCAGGCCATCGCGGAGATGACGGGCCTGCGTGTACTGCCCTGCCCCCTGGCGCTGCCGCGCTACCCGGTGGAACTGGGTTGGCGCACCCAGGTGCAATTGGACCCGATGTTGCTCAAGGTACGCGAGGCGATCGTGGCGAGTTTTACTTCGCCGCTGCCATCAGCTTGTTGA
- a CDS encoding carbon-nitrogen hydrolase family protein, with the protein MPVSTVAALQIGSLPSGKAETLEQILSYEDEIKRSGAQLVVMPEALLGGYPKGEGFGTQLGYRLPEGREAFARYFANAIDVPGAETEALVGLSARTGASLVLGVIERSGSTLYCTMLYIEPTGGLVAKHRKLMPTGTERLIWGKGDGSTLPVIDAAVGRIGGAVCWENMMPLLRTAMYAKGVEVWCAPTVDERDMWQVSMRHVAHEGRCFVVSACQVQASPEALGLEIANWPSDRPLIAGGSVIVGPMGDILAGPLLGKAGLLTARINTDDLVRARYDYDVVGHYARPDVFELTVDEREKPGVRFIAD; encoded by the coding sequence ATGCCTGTGTCTACCGTGGCTGCTTTGCAAATCGGCTCCCTGCCAAGTGGCAAGGCTGAAACCCTCGAACAAATCCTGAGCTATGAGGACGAGATCAAACGCAGTGGCGCGCAACTGGTGGTCATGCCCGAGGCGTTGCTCGGCGGCTACCCCAAGGGTGAAGGGTTCGGCACGCAACTGGGCTACCGCTTGCCCGAGGGTCGCGAAGCCTTTGCCCGCTACTTTGCCAATGCCATTGATGTGCCGGGTGCCGAGACCGAGGCGCTCGTCGGCCTGTCGGCGCGCACCGGCGCGAGCCTGGTGCTGGGGGTGATCGAGCGCAGCGGCAGCACCTTGTACTGCACCATGTTGTATATCGAACCGACCGGGGGCCTGGTGGCCAAGCACCGCAAGCTGATGCCCACCGGCACCGAACGGCTGATTTGGGGCAAGGGCGACGGCTCGACCTTGCCGGTGATCGACGCGGCGGTAGGGCGCATCGGCGGCGCCGTGTGCTGGGAAAACATGATGCCGCTGTTGCGCACGGCGATGTACGCCAAAGGGGTCGAGGTGTGGTGTGCGCCCACGGTGGATGAGCGCGACATGTGGCAGGTGAGCATGCGCCACGTGGCCCATGAGGGGCGCTGCTTTGTGGTGAGTGCCTGCCAGGTGCAGGCCTCGCCTGAGGCGTTGGGGCTGGAGATTGCCAACTGGCCGTCAGACCGCCCACTGATCGCCGGCGGCAGTGTGATCGTCGGTCCGATGGGCGACATTCTTGCCGGTCCGCTGCTGGGTAAAGCAGGGCTGCTGACCGCACGGATCAATACCGATGACCTGGTGCGCGCACGGTATGACTATGACGTGGTGGGGCATTACGCCCGGCCGGATGTGTTTGAGTTGACGGTGGACGAACGCGAAAAGCCCGGGGTGCGGTTTATCGCTGACTGA
- a CDS encoding LEA type 2 family protein, with protein MRKLMVLSLLLLTLSACALFPNRDPVTVNVVGIEPLQSQELEVRFAVKLRVQNPNETAIDYNGVALDLEVNGRPLASGVSDQAGSIPRFSERVLIVPVSVSAFSVLRQTLGLSQTQSLNNLPYVLRGKLAGGVFGTLRFVDRGTLDMPNAATW; from the coding sequence ATGCGCAAGCTCATGGTTCTATCACTGTTGTTGCTGACCTTGAGCGCCTGCGCGCTGTTCCCCAACCGCGACCCGGTCACGGTCAACGTGGTGGGCATCGAGCCGCTGCAAAGCCAGGAGCTGGAAGTGCGCTTCGCGGTAAAACTGCGGGTGCAGAACCCCAACGAAACTGCGATCGATTACAACGGCGTGGCCCTGGACCTGGAGGTCAATGGCCGGCCGTTGGCGTCGGGGGTGAGCGACCAGGCCGGGAGCATTCCACGCTTTTCGGAGCGGGTGCTGATAGTGCCGGTAAGCGTTTCGGCATTCTCGGTGTTGCGCCAGACCCTGGGCCTGAGCCAGACCCAGAGCTTGAACAACTTGCCCTACGTGCTGCGCGGCAAGCTGGCGGGAGGTGTGTTCGGCACCCTGCGGTTTGTGGACCGCGGCACCCTGGATATGCCGAACGCTGCAACCTGGTAG